Proteins from a single region of Thalassophryne amazonica chromosome 22, fThaAma1.1, whole genome shotgun sequence:
- the LOC117504096 gene encoding dnaJ homolog subfamily B member 9-like, translating into MATTQSMILLAVHVLLISEFILAKRDYYEILGVPRDASERQIKKAFHKLALKYHPDRNKEPNAETKFREIAEAYETLSDEKRRREYDQFGHGPSPGEGYRGGNNARSDGAYNFRQHFESFNFNFDDIFNDADPFGQQHTFHHNAHHKRHFDTHFQAHQEAMNKHRRHFQQGSFGGGFFDSTFEDLEKMFSFHTTQTENTFQRSRKQHCRTVTQRRGNMVTTFTECS; encoded by the exons ATGGCCACAACACAGTCAATGATACTGCTAGCAGTCCATGTTTTACTGATCTCAGAGTTCATCCTGGCGAAGAGAGACTACTATGAAATTCTGGGGGTACCCAGAGATGCCTCAGAGCGCCAGATCAAGAAGGCCTTTCATAAACTGGCACTGAAGTACCATCCTGACCGCAACAAGGAACCAAATGCAGAGACAAAGTTCAGAGAAATCGCAGAGG CATATGAGACGCTGTCTGATGAAAAGAGGAGGAGGGAGTATGATCAGTTTGGCCACGGCCCGTCACCGGGAGAGGGCTACAGAGGTGGCAACAACGCCAGAAGCGACGGCGCCTACAACTTCAGGCAGCACTTTGAgtccttcaacttcaactttgacGACATCTTCAACGACGCCGACCCATTCGGCCAGCAGCACACCTTTCACCACAATGCGCACCATAAGCGACACTTCGACACCCACTTTCAGGCGCACCAGGAGGCCATGAACAAGCACAGGAGACACTTCCAGCAGGGGAGCTTCGGCGGCGGGTTCTTTGACAGCACGTTCGAGGACTTGGAGAAGATGTTCTCCTTTCACACCACGCAGACTGAAAACACATTCCAGCGCTCGAGAAAGCAGCACTGCAGGACAGTGACCCAACGCCGCGGCAACATGGTCACCACCTTCACCGAATGCTCCTAA
- the LOC117504095 gene encoding THAP domain-containing protein 5-like: protein MWAFGVLFYFSAGMPRYCAVKVCRNRRGAASSHDNKRISFYPFPLQDKSRLQKWVDNMKREDWTPSRHQYLCSEHFTEDCFDVRWGIRYLKTTSVPTIFPFIQNEGEKNGTTIKRSPKITTETLDSDFDPAGCESPPSKRPLILTRTCKVQSSTTTDNKELTGSTQEGKSEPPSVSESHHAAGEVVSIEQSASGVTVLCCESLDIFSDSMARADPGSALHFLPAKKADEEHVDCISEDWEYSEEELISAYEHSYCKPDTDKQQLWGKIMSLHSKISELSRREKSTVAKIQALETEIALLKRDGAMFKEKQKVLEDCMSSVLL from the exons atgtgggcttttggggttttattttatttttctgcagGAATGCCACGGTACTGCGCTGTGAAAGTCTGCAGAAACCGCAGGGGGGCAGCGTCAAGCCATGACAACAAAAGAATTAGCTTCTATCC CTTTCCTTTGCAAGACAAGTCCAGGCTTCAGAAATGGGTAGACAACATGAAGCGGGAGGACTGGACGCCAAGTCGACATCAGTACCTGTGCAGTGAGCATTTCACAGAGGACTGCTTTGACGTCCGTTGGGGGATTCGCTACCTGAAGACCACATCCGTCCCCACcatttttcctttcattcaaaat GAGGGTGAGAAGAATGGGACAACCATTAAAAGGAGCCCCAAGATCACCACGGAGACATTGGACAGTGACTTTGACCCCGCTGGATGTGAGTCCCCTCCGAGTAAGAGGCCACTCATTTTGACCAGAACATGTAAGGTCCAGTCAAGCACAACAACTGACAACAAGGAGCTGACGGGTTCCACTCAGGAAGGTAAATCTGAGCCGCCATCTGTCTCAGAGTCCCATCACGCTGCTGGAGAGGTCGTTTCCATAGAGCAGTCGGCGTCAGGTGTCACAGTGCTGTGCTGCGAGTCGTTGGACATTTTCTCAGACAGCATGGCGAGGGCAGATCCGGGTTCGGCTCTTCACTTTCTCCCTGCGAAAAAAGCAGATGAAGAACATGTCGACTGCATATCGGAAGACTGGGAGTACAGTGAAGAAGAGCTCATTTCTGCTTACGAACACTCATACTGCAAACCGGACACGGACAAACAGCAGCTTTGGGGTAAGATCATGAGTTTGCACTCGAAGATCTCAGAACTGAGCCGCAGGGAGAAAAGTACTGTGGCTAAAATCCAGGCTTTGGAGACTGAGATAGCACTTCTGAAGAGGGACGGTGCCATGTTTaaagagaagcagaaagttttagAAGATTGTATGTCCTCTGttttgctgtga
- the akap14 gene encoding A-kinase anchor protein 14, translated as MEPSANLEILESEVTSLEDDTTSKVEKNPPDVKVRNIKWVSRQDFTVEVGAKQIRDYIRTWELQPCWIFSLDYLFSTEEGCHTFYHYTSRWSTPSPRRPIRGTASVHFIVDVSSVEPQISPVDVQFYVESNRLRHTAGKTRFREKWLTDVIESKAALHKVADL; from the coding sequence ATGGAGCCCAGCGCAAACTTGGAAATACTTGAGTCCGAGGTAACGTCATTGGAAGATGACACAACGTCAAAAGTGGAGAAAAACCCTCCTGATGTCAAAGTGAGGAATATTAAGTGGGTTTCACGACAAGACTTCACGGTGGAAGTCGGAGCAAAGCAGATCAGGGACTATATTCGAACCTGGGAGCTGCAGCCGTGCTGGATTTTCAGTCTGGACTACCTGTTCTCTACCGAGGAGGGCTGTCACACCTTCTACCACTACACATCCCGCTGGAGCACGCCGAGCCCACGGAGGCCGATCCGTGGGACAGCTAGCGTCCACTTCATCGTGGACGTGTCCAGTGTGGAGCCGCAAATCTCGCCCGTAGACGTGCAGTTCTACGTGGAGTCCAACAGGTTGAGGCACACGGCTGGGAAGACCAGGTTCCGGGAGAAGTGGCTGACTGACGTGATTGAGAGCAAAGCAGCGCTTCACAAAGTGGCGGATCTTTGA